GTTGATAGCAATATGTAATTCCAAAGGTTCGGGCCAGACTCCATCAGCGTTAAGACGATCGAGATGTTCGAGCATTCCCAAAGCAGCAGCGATCGCGCGATCGGCGTGATCGGCTTGGGGTTCGGGTGCGCCAAAAAATGCCATGATACAATCGCCAATAAATTTATCGAGAGTACCGCCTGCGTCAAAAACAAATTTGAGCATTTCTTCAAAGAAACGATTGAGCAAATCGGCAATTTGTGAGGGAGATAAACGTTCGGAAAGCGAGCTAAACCCGACTAAATCTGCGAAGAGAACCGTAATTTCTGATTCTTGTGGTTGAATACGACCATTTTCCAGCGCTCCAACTGCGATGAGTTGTTGGACGACGGCGGGTGAGTGATAGCGTTCTAGTTGTTGGCGAATTTTTTCTTGTCCTTGGAGTTTGCGGGTTAACAGCCAACGCTGTACGCTAGAAGCGACGAGATTGGCGAGAGCAGAAAAAAAGCTAAGATCCTCGTCTTCTAAGACTTGCGAATCGTTCCAAGTTAATTGAGCATCGGCGTACAGTACCCCTACTACTTGACTTTCATTCCAGAGGGGAACTGCTAAAGCACCCCGAATTCCTTGAGCGAGAATACTATGTTCTCCAGTAAAGCGCTCGTCAGATTGCGCGTCAACAGTTTTGATCGCTACTTTTTCGGTAAAGACTGTTTGACAGATCGTGCGGCTAATCCAACTACTTTCTTTGTTGGAAGAGGACGAACGACTAGTAGAATTTTTCGTCGCCGCGTTGAGTAATTTTAGTTTCCCATCGCCGTCAACATCGATTAATAATGCTAATCGCTCGATACTGTTAAGTTCGCGAAAAACAACTTTCTGGACTTGGCG
Above is a genomic segment from Oscillatoria salina IIICB1 containing:
- a CDS encoding adenylate/guanylate cyclase domain-containing protein, with protein sequence MSELKLRLNMEGNPESTVRVDRDEFIVGRLPECDLCLPFSEISRAHARFIKRSGEWQLEDLGSTNGTMLNRFQINSPQKLSHGDVIQMGNVFLFVVLPPHYESPSPPGSAKTELKTILRSAEELQRQWIEAEAFDDRQQVQQKAIARLKDLVEIAKNLNSAESIEAIFRQVQKVVFRELNSIERLALLIDVDGDGKLKLLNAATKNSTSRSSSSNKESSWISRTICQTVFTEKVAIKTVDAQSDERFTGEHSILAQGIRGALAVPLWNESQVVGVLYADAQLTWNDSQVLEDEDLSFFSALANLVASSVQRWLLTRKLQGQEKIRQQLERYHSPAVVQQLIAVGALENGRIQPQESEITVLFADLVGFSSLSERLSPSQIADLLNRFFEEMLKFVFDAGGTLDKFIGDCIMAFFGAPEPQADHADRAIAAALGMLEHLDRLNADGVWPEPLELHIAINSGKAVVGDVGSSLRVDYTVLGGTVNLASRMEAICPPGECVISEATYRRLKNRDPFVKMGDCRFKGIDRPIRVYRTIRRGTRD